In Nerophis lumbriciformis linkage group LG04, RoL_Nlum_v2.1, whole genome shotgun sequence, a single window of DNA contains:
- the LOC133593770 gene encoding uncharacterized protein, with protein sequence MRVFVLLALAVFSGCNANLFHADAPKPQLEVLTDAFWDYVAKATQTADDTLQMMRKSQFGEEVNARLAESADIASKYASTLKENLPSTAEDLMTKISSEADVLRNMLSQELSSVRQKMEPFTEDMKTQIRQRVDQLKQELTTYADTLDSDALREALMQRSEELKASLETSARQLQEQLGPYTDNLREAVDQHLVNFQHSMAPMADNLQRELSQRAHLVEQMVAPYAEDLREKLNPLAQDLQDKLVALYQSFARV encoded by the exons ATGAGGGTCTTTGTGCTTTTGGCTTTGGCCGTCTTCTCTG GCTGCAATGCCAACCTTTTTCACGCCGATGCTCCCAAGCCTCAGCTGGAGGTTCTGACCGACGCCTTCTGGGACTACGTGGCCAAGGCCACCCAGACGGCTGACGACACCCTGCAGATGATGAGGAAGTCTCAGTTTGGAGAGGAAGTCAA CGCTCGTCTGGCCGAGAGCGCCGACATCGCCAGCAAATACGCGAGCACCTTGAAGGAGAATCTCCCCTCGACAGCCGAGGACCTGATGACCAAGATCAGCTCGGAGGCCGACGTCTTGAGGAACATGCTGAGCCAGGAGCTGAGTTCCGTCCGGCAGAAGATGGAGCCTTTCACCGAGGACATGAAGACCCAGATCCGGCAGCGGGTGGACCAGCTCAAGCAGGAGCTCACCACCTACGCCGACACCCTGGACTCGGACGCGCTGAGAGAAGCCCTCATGCAGAGGAGCGAGGAGCTGAAGGCCAGCCTGGAGACGAGCGCCCGGCAGCTGCAGGAGCAGCTGGGACCTTACACCGACAACCTGAGGGAGGCGGTGGACCAGCACCTGGTCAACTTCCAACACAGCATGGCCCCCATGGCCGACAACCTCCAGCGGGAGCTGAGTCAGAGAGCCCACCTGGTGGAGCAGATGGTGGCCCCCTATGCTGAAGACCTGAGGGAGAAACTCAACCCCTTGGCCCAGGACCTCCAGGACAAGCTCGTGGCCCTCTACCAGTCCTTTGCTCGTGTCTAG